GGGGTCCACTTGCTGATGGGGGGGGCGGACGGCGGCGATTGGCCCCTTTACCCGGAGGAATGTGCCGTTTTGATCGGCACTCAAGACATGCTCCTCTCCCGTGCCATGAATCGCGGCTATGCGGCGGCGCGTGCCCGCTGGCCGATGGAATTCGGCCTCCTCAACCAGGACGCGCTCTGGGTGATGGACGAAGTCCAGTTGATGGACTTCGGCCTGGCAACCTCGGCGCAATTGCAGGCGTTCCGTGATGATGACTCGGAAGAGAAACGTTCCCTTCGCCCCTGCCGCACCTGGTGGATGAGTGCGACACTGCAGCGGGGCTGGCTCGAGAAAAGTCCGGACACGACTCGATTGACAGCCGGTCTGCCCTCGTCGTCCATCCCGCCGCAAGGGCGCGTCGGCCACCTGTGGGACGACGTCGTCAAACCGTGCGAATTGAAAGCGGTCAAAGATGCCAAGGACATCGCGTCATTGGTCGTCAGCGAACATGAGGCGATGAAGAGAAGCACCGGCGCTACGACGCTGGTGGTTCTCAACACCGTAAGAAGAGCCGTGGAAGTTTTTGAATTGCTGCAGAATGACGACTCTCTGGCAATGACCGACAAACGATTGGTTCACAGCCGTTTCCGGCCCGCGGAGCGCGCCTCGTGGTGTGAGGCCTTCTTGAATAGAGAGGCCTGTGCATCGGGAACAGACCGCGTCATCGTCGCGACCCAGGTCGTCGAGGCCGGGGTCGACATCTCGGCCGGTCTTCTCGTCACCGAACTGGCGCCGTGGGCCAGCCTGGTGCAGCGTTTCGGCCGCTGTGCAAGATGGGGAGGCACGGCGCGGGTAATCGTCGCGGATTTGCCGGCCGGCCAGGCCGAGGAAACCGCAAGGAAGGCCCGCGCAGAACAAGAGAAAGCCATAAGATCGGGGAAAACGAAGGAAATCGACGCGGCCGCCATCATCACCAACGCGGAGAACAAGGCGGCTTTGCCCTATTCCATGGACGAGCTCAGGGCTGCCCGTGAGGCGCTCGGGCTTGTCAGCGATGTCGCTCCTCGGCAACTCGAGACGTTCGAGGAGCAGCATGGCGAATGGCTCCCCCGGCTCTACCCCTTCGAACCGGCCCACCTGCTGCTGCGGCATGAACTCGATGAACTGTTCGACACCTCGCCCGACCTTTCCGGGGCCGAGATCGACATCAGCCGTTTCATCCGCTCCGGCGCCGAGCGCGACCTCCAGGTTTTCTGGGAGGACATCGAGGGAAAAACCGAGCCCCCCGAAAAGTTGCGGCCCGCACGGGAAGCTCTTTGTACGGTTCCTTTCCTTGACGCCAGGGCCTGGTTGTGCGGCAAGGGGACACGGCTGGAAAAGGGCAGGCGCGCCTGGGTCTGGGATTGGCTGGAAGGCGCCTGGCGAAGGGCCGAAGGACGCGATTTTTACCCTGGTCAGACAGTGCTGGTTTCGGCCGACTGCGGTGGATACGATCCGGCCAGGGGGTGGGATGCCAAGTCATCGCTCAGCGTCTTGCCGGTTGCGCTTGTTCCGCCACAGCCGGCTGAAATGACGGACTCCGGCCAGGACGATGAATCGCTGAGCAGGTCGGCATGGCAGACCATCGCTTCTCACGGCCGAGAAGTCGGCGCGCTGACACGCCGGTTGGCCCAAGAGCTTGTTCCTGAATTCACCGACCTGTTCGATCTGGCCGGGCGCTTCCACGACGTGGGAAAGTCGCATGCCGCGTTTCAGCAAATGATCGTCGGCCACGGCAGACCCGCCCGGGTTGATCTGGCCAAGGCCCCGGAGAAAGCCTGGTCGATGAAGAACCGTCGGCGGGGTTTCCGTCACGAACTGGCAAGCGCCCTGGCGCTCTTCGCCGTCTTGCAGCGGCACGCCCCCGACCATCCGGCCCTGCTCGGGCCATGGCGAGGTTTTCTTGCCGCCGTCGGGATGAAGCCGGTCGAACCGCTTTCGTCGGGGTCCCCGCCGACACCTGTCGAAGCAGAAATCCTCGCCCTATCCGCGGAAAGCTTCAACCTCCTGCTCTACCTGGTCTGTTCCCATCACGGCAAGGTCCGCCTGGCCTGGCACGCGTGCCCGGCCGATCAGGAATTTTCGGATGGGGCGTTGCGCATCCGCGGGGTTATCGACGGTGAAAGGCTGCCGGCGTTACCGCTTTACACCACTGTCGGCGACATGTCCATGCTGCCGGAGAGTCTCCTCGATCTGACGCCTTCCTCCGCCGGGCTCA
This Acidobacteriota bacterium DNA region includes the following protein-coding sequences:
- a CDS encoding CRISPR-associated endonuclease Cas3'' gives rise to the protein MDSFRDFFQKLTGHNAPHDWQNELAAQEDCCNRLIRVPTGFGKTHGILAAWLWHRVKRRDNRWPRRLVWCLPMRVLVEQTENEALAALGSLGILWDGGTHEGKVGVHLLMGGADGGDWPLYPEECAVLIGTQDMLLSRAMNRGYAAARARWPMEFGLLNQDALWVMDEVQLMDFGLATSAQLQAFRDDDSEEKRSLRPCRTWWMSATLQRGWLEKSPDTTRLTAGLPSSSIPPQGRVGHLWDDVVKPCELKAVKDAKDIASLVVSEHEAMKRSTGATTLVVLNTVRRAVEVFELLQNDDSLAMTDKRLVHSRFRPAERASWCEAFLNREACASGTDRVIVATQVVEAGVDISAGLLVTELAPWASLVQRFGRCARWGGTARVIVADLPAGQAEETARKARAEQEKAIRSGKTKEIDAAAIITNAENKAALPYSMDELRAAREALGLVSDVAPRQLETFEEQHGEWLPRLYPFEPAHLLLRHELDELFDTSPDLSGAEIDISRFIRSGAERDLQVFWEDIEGKTEPPEKLRPAREALCTVPFLDARAWLCGKGTRLEKGRRAWVWDWLEGAWRRAEGRDFYPGQTVLVSADCGGYDPARGWDAKSSLSVLPVALVPPQPAEMTDSGQDDESLSRSAWQTIASHGREVGALTRRLAQELVPEFTDLFDLAGRFHDVGKSHAAFQQMIVGHGRPARVDLAKAPEKAWSMKNRRRGFRHELASALALFAVLQRHAPDHPALLGPWRGFLAAVGMKPVEPLSSGSPPTPVEAEILALSAESFNLLLYLVCSHHGKVRLAWHACPADQEFSDGALRIRGVIDGERLPALPLYTTVGDMSMLPESLLDLTPSSAGLNPRTGRGWTERVLSLLSIYGPFGLAGFEAIMRAADQRASMAVKDDELLEAEVSP